One genomic segment of Panicum virgatum strain AP13 chromosome 2N, P.virgatum_v5, whole genome shotgun sequence includes these proteins:
- the LOC120662503 gene encoding uncharacterized protein LOC120662503: protein MEVVKLTDECSAAILNQPPKKKEDPGCLTINCSIGTQHFGNALCDLGASVSIMPKVVFDKLNFTHLTPTPMHLQLVDSSVRYPEGIAEDVPVRVRDYFIPVDFVVLDMEISKETLLILGRPFLSTAGAHNDVGVGEIRFNINGKEEKFLFQPKKKQCSMINIKSGPSTQEKAEATSPSQDPTTTRSTKTTKKVWRKVASLSSSNSPRRAE from the coding sequence ATGGAGGTTGTCAAGCTTACGGATGAATGTAGTGCTGCTATACTCAACCAACcaccaaagaagaaagaagaccCGGGATGCCTAACGATCAATTGTTCGATTGGCACTCAACACTTCGGCAATGCCTTGTGTGACCTTGGGGCTAGCGTCAGCATAATGCCCAAGGTCGTCTTCGACAAGCTCAACTTCACTCATCTAACGCCAACACCAATGCACCTCCAGCTAGTAGACTCTTCAGTCCGTTATCCAGAGGGAATCGCTGAAGACGTTCCAGTCAGAGTTCGAGACTACTTCATCCCAGTTGACTTCGTAGTGCTCGACATGGAAATATCAAAAGAGACACTGCTCATCCTTGGGCGGCCATTCTTGAGCACTGCTGGAGCACACAACGATGTGGGAGTTGGAGAAATCCGCTTCAACATCAatgggaaagaagaaaaattccTGTTCCAGCCCAAGAAGAAACAATGCTCAATGATCAACATCAAATCCGGGCCAAGCACACAAGAAAAAGCCGAAGCGACGTCTCCTAGTCAAGATCCTACGACCACACGATCCACAAAGAcaaccaagaaggtgtggcgtaagGTCGCAAGTTTGtcctcgtccaattctccaAGACGAGCCGAATAG